One stretch of Jiangella gansuensis DSM 44835 DNA includes these proteins:
- a CDS encoding beta-galactosidase: MTSTPVDRARAWRAGPRLGTAYYNEYLPDPGRLADDLSLMRDAGISCIRVGESVWSTWEPADGRFDLDWLTPVLDGAAGHGIDVILGTPTYAVPPWLSRKHPELAVVRADGRAVRWGARQEVDYTSELFRGYAERVIRAVLGRHGRHPAVVGVQLDNEPGLHLIHNDHVVVRFRRWLADRYGDVDTLNRAWGLAYWSHRLSEWDDLWEPGGNTTPAYDLAWRRFQAELTAEFIGWQAGIARELVEPGTFLTTCMAYQRPAMDDVAVGSELDIASGNAYYLAQDALHGARDGAGGQWYADDVAQLVLLADRMRATRDDGFLVTETGAASIGPAHLTRPPYDGQLAQAAWLLVARGARLVSYWHWHTLHSGAEVHWGGILGHGLKPGRIHEQIAGIGRQFAAAAPWLADAEPEAGVGIVYAHDSEWMMAFEPPLAGPGGAADRGSYARIVGAFGRAALDAGHQVGFVNERRLTDAGDLVRRYPVLIAAGLIAASDHTLALLADYVEAGGRLVVGPRTGYGDDVGRMRPTAPAPAVLHRLAGAGYEEFAALPEPVPVAGVGESGHARGWMDALVAGDAEVVARYRHPHFGRWAAVTRRRVGRGTVTMVGTLLDRTLLARIVAEAAGAVTPTPPVSVRPLEVTAHSLAGPHGRIWVVHNWSPESRTVHLDQAVASVVDDSRHDAGTPVSLGPWAVRVWRVQ, from the coding sequence GTGACCTCGACCCCGGTGGATCGCGCCCGAGCCTGGCGGGCCGGCCCGCGGCTCGGCACCGCGTACTACAACGAGTACCTGCCCGACCCGGGGCGGCTGGCGGACGACCTGTCGTTGATGCGTGACGCCGGGATCAGCTGCATCCGCGTCGGTGAATCCGTGTGGTCCACGTGGGAGCCGGCCGACGGCCGGTTCGACCTCGACTGGCTCACGCCTGTCCTCGACGGCGCCGCCGGCCACGGCATCGACGTGATCCTGGGGACGCCCACGTACGCGGTGCCGCCGTGGCTGAGCCGGAAGCATCCCGAGCTCGCCGTCGTCCGGGCCGACGGGCGCGCGGTGCGGTGGGGCGCGCGACAGGAGGTGGACTACACCTCCGAGCTCTTCCGCGGCTACGCCGAGCGGGTGATCCGGGCGGTGCTGGGGCGGCACGGCCGGCACCCCGCCGTCGTCGGCGTGCAGCTCGACAACGAGCCGGGCCTGCACCTGATCCACAACGACCACGTCGTCGTGCGCTTCCGCCGGTGGCTCGCCGACCGGTACGGCGACGTCGACACCCTCAACCGGGCCTGGGGGCTCGCCTATTGGTCGCACCGGCTGTCGGAGTGGGACGACCTGTGGGAGCCGGGCGGCAACACCACGCCGGCGTACGACCTCGCGTGGCGGCGCTTCCAGGCCGAGCTCACGGCGGAGTTCATCGGCTGGCAGGCGGGAATCGCGCGCGAGCTCGTCGAGCCGGGGACGTTCCTCACGACGTGCATGGCCTACCAGCGCCCGGCCATGGACGACGTCGCCGTCGGCTCCGAACTCGACATCGCCAGCGGCAACGCGTACTACCTGGCCCAGGACGCCCTGCACGGGGCCCGCGACGGTGCCGGCGGCCAGTGGTACGCCGACGACGTCGCGCAGCTGGTGCTGCTGGCCGACCGGATGCGGGCCACGCGCGACGACGGGTTCCTGGTGACCGAGACCGGGGCCGCCTCGATCGGGCCGGCGCACCTGACCCGGCCGCCGTACGACGGTCAGCTCGCCCAGGCGGCGTGGCTGCTCGTCGCGCGCGGCGCCCGGCTCGTGTCGTACTGGCACTGGCACACGCTGCACTCCGGGGCCGAGGTGCACTGGGGCGGAATCCTCGGGCACGGCCTGAAACCGGGTCGCATCCACGAGCAGATCGCCGGTATCGGCCGTCAGTTCGCCGCCGCCGCGCCGTGGCTGGCCGACGCCGAGCCCGAGGCGGGCGTCGGCATCGTCTATGCGCACGACAGCGAGTGGATGATGGCCTTCGAGCCGCCGCTGGCCGGGCCGGGGGGTGCCGCCGACAGGGGCTCGTATGCGCGCATCGTGGGCGCGTTCGGCCGTGCGGCGCTCGACGCGGGCCACCAGGTGGGGTTCGTCAACGAGCGCCGGCTCACCGATGCCGGTGACCTGGTGCGCCGCTACCCGGTGCTGATCGCGGCCGGTTTGATCGCGGCCTCGGACCACACGCTGGCGCTGCTCGCCGACTACGTCGAGGCGGGCGGGCGCCTCGTCGTCGGGCCGCGTACCGGGTACGGCGACGACGTCGGCCGGATGCGGCCGACCGCACCGGCCCCGGCGGTGCTGCACCGACTCGCCGGCGCGGGCTACGAGGAGTTCGCGGCGCTGCCCGAGCCGGTTCCGGTCGCGGGGGTCGGCGAGTCCGGTCACGCACGCGGGTGGATGGACGCGCTCGTCGCCGGGGACGCCGAGGTCGTGGCACGGTATCGGCACCCCCACTTCGGCCGTTGGGCGGCGGTCACCCGGCGCCGGGTCGGTCGCGGGACGGTGACCATGGTGGGCACCCTGCTCGACCGGACGCTGCTGGCCCGGATCGTCGCCGAGGCGGCCGGTGCCGTGACGCCGACGCCACCGGTCTCGGTGCGGCCGCTCGAGGTGACGGCGCACTCGCTCGCGGGGCCGCACGGGCGGATCTGGGTGGTGCACAACTGGTCGCCCGAGTCTCGGACCGTGCACCTGGACCAGGCCGTGGCCTCCGTCGTCGACGACTCCCGCCATGACGCGGGCACGCCGGTCAGTCTCGGGCCGTGGGCCGTCCGGGTGTGGCGGGTGCAGTGA
- a CDS encoding phosphogluconate dehydrogenase C-terminal domain-containing protein, with protein sequence MTSTTPTTPPTPFTDVYTIAVIGAGGKMGMRISNNLVKTPHRVRYVENSPTGQQRTLDAGRELTDASSAVADADIVVFAVPDLALRTVTADLVPRMRPGSIALTLDPAAAYAGLLTTRPDVTQAVAHPCHPSIFLQRTTPEEYADTFGGIAAPQDAIAAVESDDPAAARIVEATVRAIYAPVVDVHWVTVKQLAQLEPTLVETIACMVGALLKEALDEAVNTMGVPEPAARSILLGHTQVALANGLRGDNPFSDACLIAMDYGRESIVREDWKKVFRDDELDKNLARMLHLDAIER encoded by the coding sequence GTGACCTCCACGACCCCCACGACCCCACCGACCCCGTTCACCGACGTCTACACCATCGCCGTCATCGGAGCTGGCGGCAAGATGGGCATGCGCATCTCGAACAACCTCGTGAAGACACCCCACCGCGTCCGCTACGTCGAGAACTCCCCCACCGGGCAGCAGCGCACGCTCGACGCGGGCCGCGAGCTCACGGACGCCTCGAGCGCCGTGGCCGACGCCGACATCGTGGTGTTCGCGGTGCCGGACCTCGCGCTCCGGACGGTCACGGCCGACCTGGTGCCGCGGATGCGGCCCGGCTCCATCGCGCTGACGCTCGATCCCGCGGCCGCGTACGCGGGGCTGCTCACCACCCGGCCCGACGTCACGCAGGCGGTCGCTCACCCGTGCCACCCGTCGATCTTCCTTCAGCGCACGACGCCCGAGGAGTACGCCGACACCTTCGGCGGCATCGCGGCACCGCAGGACGCGATCGCCGCGGTCGAGTCGGACGACCCGGCGGCCGCGCGGATCGTCGAGGCCACCGTGCGGGCCATCTACGCGCCGGTGGTCGACGTCCACTGGGTCACGGTCAAGCAGCTCGCCCAGCTGGAGCCGACGCTGGTCGAGACGATCGCATGCATGGTCGGCGCGCTGCTGAAGGAGGCTCTCGACGAGGCCGTGAACACGATGGGCGTTCCCGAGCCCGCGGCCCGCAGCATCCTGCTCGGCCACACCCAGGTGGCGCTCGCGAACGGCCTGCGCGGCGACAACCCGTTCAGCGACGCGTGCCTCATCGCGATGGACTACGGCCGGGAGAGCATCGTCAGGGAGGACTGGAAGAAGGTCTTCCGCGACGACGAGCTCGACAAGAACCTCGCCCGCATGCTGCACCTCGACGCCATCGAACGGTAG
- a CDS encoding sugar phosphate isomerase/epimerase family protein, translated as MIGLGTYAFFWQHSDRVDDPLSLVGAFEATRELGVELFQICDYPPLESMGDGELRHAAAAARDLGLTIELGTKGIEPGRLDRFLQLADVFGASLVRSMLYGPDTRPTLAEAEHWLRTALPAYEAAGVTLALETYEQVATADLMTLVSSFAEQSLGICLDPGNVVARLERPRDAVELTAGRVVNVHVKDFAFARQPGWVGFTYGGAPMGSGLHDYPHLLDTVRPRERDVNEIVEHWLPWQGDAQTTVRTERDWTRITVDYLRSTL; from the coding sequence ATGATCGGGCTCGGCACCTACGCGTTCTTCTGGCAGCACTCCGACCGGGTCGACGATCCGCTGTCGCTCGTCGGCGCGTTCGAGGCGACCCGCGAACTGGGCGTGGAGCTGTTCCAGATCTGCGACTACCCGCCGCTGGAGTCGATGGGCGACGGCGAGCTGCGGCACGCCGCGGCGGCCGCGCGCGACCTGGGCCTGACCATCGAGCTGGGCACCAAGGGCATCGAGCCCGGCCGGCTCGACCGGTTCCTCCAGCTCGCCGACGTCTTCGGTGCGTCCCTGGTGCGCAGCATGCTGTACGGACCGGACACCCGCCCGACCCTTGCCGAGGCGGAGCACTGGCTGCGCACCGCGCTGCCGGCGTACGAAGCGGCCGGTGTCACGCTCGCCCTGGAGACGTACGAGCAGGTCGCGACCGCTGACCTGATGACGCTGGTGTCGTCGTTCGCCGAGCAGAGCCTCGGGATCTGCCTCGACCCCGGCAACGTCGTCGCCCGGCTGGAGCGGCCCCGCGACGCCGTGGAGCTGACGGCCGGCCGGGTGGTCAACGTGCACGTCAAGGACTTCGCCTTCGCCCGGCAGCCGGGCTGGGTGGGCTTCACCTACGGCGGCGCGCCCATGGGCAGCGGCCTGCACGACTACCCGCACCTGCTCGACACGGTCCGGCCGCGCGAACGCGACGTCAACGAGATCGTCGAGCACTGGCTGCCCTGGCAGGGCGACGCCCAGACCACCGTCCGGACCGAGCGGGACTGGACCCGCATCACCGTCGACTACCTCAGGAGCACGCTGTGA
- a CDS encoding triose-phosphate isomerase family protein, whose product MTATVTVGVSLKTYFGHRQAAGWCERVAELARSHHAVASGDVDLFVLPTYLQILPALRAFADTTVRVGAQDVAGHDPGAFTGEVSAAELAEVGAELAEVGHAERRRLFGETDVDVAAKSAAALRQGLTPVLCVGETERLAPDAAAAATVAQLRGGLDGAPPGTVIVAYEPVWAIGAAEPAPAPHIAAVGRALRAALDGLAERAGSAVVYGGSAGPGLLTELTAVDGAVDGLFLGRFAHQPGALAAVLDEAAALAAGRAPAPDPA is encoded by the coding sequence ATGACCGCGACGGTCACGGTGGGCGTGAGCCTGAAGACGTACTTCGGACACCGCCAGGCCGCCGGGTGGTGCGAGCGGGTCGCCGAACTGGCCCGTTCGCATCACGCTGTCGCCTCGGGCGACGTGGACCTGTTCGTCCTGCCCACCTATCTGCAGATCCTGCCGGCGCTGCGTGCCTTCGCCGACACGACCGTGCGGGTCGGCGCCCAGGACGTCGCCGGCCACGACCCCGGCGCCTTCACCGGCGAGGTGAGCGCCGCCGAGCTCGCCGAGGTCGGCGCCGAGCTGGCCGAGGTGGGGCATGCCGAACGGCGCCGGCTGTTCGGCGAGACGGACGTCGACGTCGCGGCCAAGTCCGCCGCGGCGCTGCGCCAGGGGCTCACGCCCGTGCTGTGCGTCGGTGAGACCGAGCGGCTCGCCCCGGACGCCGCGGCCGCCGCCACCGTCGCGCAACTGCGCGGCGGGCTCGACGGCGCTCCGCCCGGCACGGTGATCGTCGCCTACGAACCGGTGTGGGCGATCGGCGCTGCCGAGCCCGCACCGGCACCACACATCGCCGCGGTGGGGCGGGCGCTGCGCGCCGCGCTGGACGGGCTGGCCGAGCGCGCCGGCAGCGCCGTCGTCTACGGCGGGTCCGCCGGCCCCGGGCTGCTCACCGAGCTCACCGCCGTCGACGGTGCCGTCGACGGCCTGTTCCTCGGCCGGTTCGCCCACCAGCCCGGCGCGCTCGCCGCCGTCCTGGACGAGGCGGCCGCGCTCGCCGCCGGCCGCGCTCCAGCCCCGGACCCCGCATGA